A genomic segment from Ignavibacteriales bacterium encodes:
- a CDS encoding HD domain-containing protein: MNLLERAIEIAISAHKDQVDKAGKPYILHPLRLMLKMQSENEMIAAVLHDVVEDTDWTIEQLEVEGFNEEVIIALRLLTHDKKVPYKKYIEAIKTNKIALKVKLADLEDNLDIKRIAHPKFRDYARLAEYLKYYNELKELF, translated from the coding sequence ATGAATCTACTTGAACGCGCAATCGAAATAGCTATCTCAGCACATAAAGATCAAGTTGATAAAGCAGGGAAGCCTTACATTTTACATCCACTAAGACTTATGCTTAAGATGCAATCAGAAAATGAAATGATAGCTGCTGTGTTACACGATGTTGTCGAAGATACAGATTGGACTATTGAACAATTAGAAGTTGAAGGATTTAATGAAGAAGTTATTATTGCCCTTAGATTATTAACCCACGATAAAAAAGTTCCCTACAAAAAATATATTGAGGCAATTAAAACAAATAAGATAGCGCTGAAAGTTAAGCTTGCTGATCTTGAAGATAATCTGGATATAAAAAGGATTGCACATCCAAAGTTTAGAGACTACGCAAGATTGGCTGAGTATCTGAAATACTATAATGAGCTGAAAGAACTTTTTTAA
- a CDS encoding alpha-ketoglutarate-dependent dioxygenase AlkB: MGQFRVQHYGYRYDYQARNVTEDMYLGKLPKWLNELTTKIFDDGLCEVVPDQVIINEYKPGQGISPHIDCESCFGPRIFSLSLGSTAIMEFTQQGIPKKEILLLPRSLVMMYGGARYKWKHSIPARLKDNGVDRGVRLSLTFRNIKINK; this comes from the coding sequence TTGGGACAGTTCAGAGTGCAACACTATGGATATCGTTATGATTACCAGGCACGTAATGTAACAGAGGATATGTACCTTGGCAAATTGCCAAAATGGTTAAATGAATTAACAACAAAAATATTTGATGATGGTTTATGTGAAGTTGTTCCGGATCAAGTTATAATAAACGAATACAAACCTGGACAAGGAATATCACCGCACATTGATTGTGAAAGTTGTTTCGGTCCAAGGATATTCAGCTTGTCATTAGGAAGCACTGCTATAATGGAATTTACTCAGCAGGGCATTCCAAAGAAAGAGATTTTATTATTACCAAGATCTTTAGTGATGATGTATGGTGGAGCTAGATATAAATGGAAGCATAGTATACCAGCGAGATTGAAGGACAATGGAGTTGATAGGGGAGTAAGATTGAGTCTGACTTTTAGGAATATTAAAATTAATAAATAA
- a CDS encoding cytochrome C oxidase subunit II, translating into MVDSNTVLLGQTFAYTFYVLAIMLLMGWFAYNVTKSEGSKEIKPALFYSLVGFLVLLGVSLHIVTHETIPWKPLDLNRAEIIPDKTFNITVVDHKFILPSEKMIINTNDKVMFNVKSEDLTYGFGLFREDNTMMFQMQVLPGHNNDILWHFDRPGVYTIRSTEYSGPKGIGMIEKNVVEVID; encoded by the coding sequence ATGGTTGATTCAAATACAGTTCTTCTTGGCCAAACATTTGCGTACACATTTTATGTGCTGGCAATTATGCTGCTTATGGGTTGGTTTGCTTATAATGTAACAAAAAGCGAAGGGTCTAAAGAAATTAAACCTGCGCTTTTTTATTCCCTGGTTGGTTTTCTCGTTCTTCTTGGGGTTTCACTTCACATAGTTACACACGAAACAATCCCGTGGAAGCCACTGGATTTGAACCGTGCAGAAATTATCCCTGATAAAACATTTAACATAACGGTTGTTGATCATAAGTTTATTCTTCCTTCAGAAAAAATGATTATCAATACAAATGACAAAGTTATGTTCAATGTTAAATCAGAAGACCTTACTTATGGTTTCGGATTATTCCGTGAGGATAATACAATGATGTTCCAGATGCAGGTTCTACCCGGACATAATAACGATATACTCTGGCATTTTGATAGACCCGGAGTTTATACAATTCGCTCAACAGAATACTCTGGCCCAAAAGGCATCGGAATGATTGAAAAAAACGTTGTTGAAGTAATCGATTAA
- a CDS encoding DsrE family protein, whose amino-acid sequence MKILFLINDAPYGTEKFYNACRLAMTIQKEHSEVEVNVFLMADSVTGALLNQNTPQGYYNIERMLKAIINKGGKVKLCGGCIDARGVAALQFIDGCSRSNMSELAQWTVEADKVFTF is encoded by the coding sequence TTGAAAATACTTTTCTTAATTAACGATGCACCTTACGGTACAGAAAAATTCTATAACGCTTGCAGACTTGCAATGACGATCCAGAAGGAACACTCTGAAGTTGAAGTTAATGTTTTTCTAATGGCTGATTCAGTAACAGGTGCATTGTTAAATCAAAACACACCACAAGGATATTATAACATCGAAAGAATGTTAAAAGCCATTATAAACAAAGGCGGAAAAGTAAAACTCTGCGGCGGATGTATTGATGCGCGTGGAGTTGCTGCGCTTCAATTTATAGATGGCTGTTCAAGGAGTAATATGAGTGAACTTGCTCAGTGGACTGTTGAAGCTGATAAAGTGTTTACGTTTTAA
- a CDS encoding Rrf2 family transcriptional regulator yields MTFSKTTEYALRVLALMAGEEKKLHSSLELHKELKIPKKYLQRLLTDLSKSGLIKSIQGRSGGFLLARKADKIRISEIIDAVEGFKKEPGCFFGFDTCALDNPCSMHDIWTRSQKDLINMLNKTRLSDLINKSKAN; encoded by the coding sequence ATGACTTTTTCAAAAACTACAGAATATGCATTAAGGGTTTTAGCACTTATGGCAGGTGAAGAAAAAAAATTACATTCATCACTGGAATTACATAAAGAACTTAAAATTCCTAAAAAATATTTGCAGAGACTGCTTACAGACCTTTCTAAAAGTGGTTTAATAAAAAGTATCCAGGGAAGAAGCGGTGGATTTTTACTCGCTAGAAAAGCAGATAAAATTAGAATATCGGAAATAATAGATGCAGTTGAAGGATTTAAGAAAGAACCAGGCTGTTTTTTTGGTTTCGATACGTGCGCTTTAGACAATCCTTGTTCAATGCACGATATATGGACCAGATCACAGAAAGACCTTATAAATATGCTAAATAAAACACGTTTGTCAGATTTAATCAATAAATCTAAAGCTAATTGA
- a CDS encoding cbb3-type cytochrome c oxidase subunit I, with protein MNFIQTFMDGEEGLFKPNSLTPMQKMILRFVVVGLVYYLFALVEGMLMRVYQVTPIAAIPPDQYFGMLTAHPLVGIFGSTYSIVFGAFLFLVPFLMSKPLWSIKLANWTCGLIAVGTFTFWFAGFLTHYAPLYTLYWPLPADFNQFSVWGGTFFILGIALIMVGTVFFVLNIFRTIAYTPEGWEKQDGKGLLASALGLSGLKNLFRKNKKEHMVSLPVAAIARGTVDTALNAGIILFTGVLILIYMIAEIAGSSLKHSSIDALLYKNWFWWGLDLIADGLVLIFVAGTWYLLATLITGKKLFMENWARAALFVEMVVSWTVWSHHLMSDQAQPGILKILSGEMVTAFELITQGLAFFITLITLWSARPLKMTNPLKFLLGGLLGFALAVPAGIMQADLGLNRILHNTQWIVGPHVHVAILVGLTMTLYSAIYFLFPIVTNNAKLYSQKLANFHFWAHLLGGIGMGAFMGMAGLKGMLRRTIYFDGEYSLYMILAALSGTLLLLAFLAFFFNIVMSVGLKGVIGIFMPAKSNTKDLLPAGK; from the coding sequence ATGAATTTTATACAAACATTTATGGATGGAGAAGAGGGGTTATTCAAACCCAATTCACTTACTCCAATGCAAAAAATGATTTTAAGGTTTGTTGTTGTTGGATTGGTTTACTACTTATTCGCTCTTGTTGAGGGAATGCTTATGCGGGTTTACCAGGTAACACCAATTGCAGCAATACCACCTGATCAATATTTTGGTATGCTTACTGCACATCCTCTTGTTGGAATTTTCGGATCAACTTACTCAATAGTTTTTGGTGCATTTTTATTTCTTGTACCATTTCTAATGAGCAAACCTTTATGGAGTATTAAACTTGCTAACTGGACTTGCGGCTTAATCGCAGTTGGAACATTTACATTTTGGTTTGCAGGATTTTTAACTCACTATGCACCACTTTATACATTGTACTGGCCATTACCTGCAGACTTTAATCAATTTAGCGTTTGGGGCGGTACATTTTTTATTCTTGGTATTGCTTTAATAATGGTTGGTACTGTTTTCTTTGTCCTTAATATTTTTAGAACAATTGCTTACACACCGGAAGGTTGGGAAAAGCAGGATGGAAAAGGATTATTAGCTTCAGCATTAGGGTTAAGCGGATTAAAAAATCTTTTCAGAAAAAATAAAAAAGAACATATGGTTTCTCTACCTGTTGCTGCAATTGCAAGAGGTACTGTTGATACTGCTTTAAATGCAGGTATAATACTTTTTACAGGTGTTTTAATTTTAATTTATATGATTGCAGAAATTGCAGGATCAAGTTTAAAACATTCTTCAATAGATGCTTTGCTTTATAAAAACTGGTTCTGGTGGGGTTTGGATTTAATTGCCGATGGATTGGTTTTAATTTTTGTAGCAGGCACCTGGTATTTACTTGCAACATTGATTACCGGCAAAAAATTATTTATGGAAAACTGGGCACGTGCGGCGTTGTTTGTTGAGATGGTTGTTAGCTGGACAGTTTGGTCACATCATTTAATGTCAGATCAGGCTCAACCAGGGATTTTAAAGATACTATCTGGTGAAATGGTAACAGCTTTTGAGCTTATCACACAAGGACTTGCTTTCTTTATAACTTTAATAACACTTTGGAGTGCAAGACCATTAAAGATGACAAATCCACTAAAATTTTTATTAGGAGGATTGTTGGGATTTGCGCTTGCTGTACCGGCTGGAATAATGCAGGCCGATTTAGGTTTGAATAGAATCTTGCACAACACACAGTGGATTGTTGGCCCGCACGTACACGTTGCAATATTAGTTGGATTAACAATGACACTTTACTCAGCTATTTACTTTTTATTTCCTATAGTAACTAACAATGCAAAACTGTACAGTCAAAAGTTGGCCAACTTCCATTTCTGGGCACATTTATTAGGTGGAATTGGAATGGGTGCATTTATGGGAATGGCAGGATTAAAAGGAATGTTAAGACGTACAATTTATTTTGATGGTGAGTATAGTCTTTATATGATCTTAGCTGCACTTTCCGGAACTCTTTTACTGTTAGCTTTTCTTGCTTTCTTTTTTAATATCGTTATGAGTGTTGGATTAAAAGGTGTTATTGGAATTTTTATGCCTGCAAAATCTAATACAAAAGATTTGTTGCCAGCAGGAAAATAA